From Candidatus Aminicenantes bacterium, one genomic window encodes:
- a CDS encoding AI-2E family transporter, with translation MLNRSLQLIPSILPMVISLFLIPFMTFFLLKDGRRLKKSFIQTLPNRYFEMTINLIHKIDGQLSSFIRGQMLVSLCIGILSITALAILRVPYCLIIGAIAGVANLIPYFGPIVGAVPAIILNVIDKGSLNAALVVILAFLLIRMIDDTLVSPNILGRSLEIHPLLVIIVIFIGGEMFGLMGLLLCIPVTGIIKVTIQELHWSFKHYRAFRIGS, from the coding sequence ACATGCTTAACCGCAGCCTCCAACTGATTCCCAGTATCCTGCCCATGGTCATCTCGCTGTTCCTGATCCCATTCATGACTTTCTTCCTGCTCAAAGACGGCCGGAGGCTGAAGAAATCTTTCATTCAAACCCTGCCCAATCGCTATTTTGAAATGACTATCAATTTAATTCATAAAATCGATGGCCAATTGAGCAGCTTTATCCGCGGCCAGATGTTGGTCTCCCTGTGTATTGGTATCCTATCCATCACCGCCCTGGCTATCCTCAGAGTGCCTTATTGCCTGATCATCGGCGCCATAGCCGGTGTGGCCAACCTGATCCCTTATTTCGGACCGATCGTCGGCGCCGTGCCGGCCATCATCCTCAACGTCATCGACAAGGGCTCCCTGAACGCCGCCCTGGTGGTGATCCTCGCCTTTCTCCTCATCCGCATGATCGACGACACGCTGGTTTCGCCCAACATCCTGGGCCGCAGCCTGGAGATTCACCCGCTGCTGGTGATCATCGTCATTTTTATCGGCGGCGAAATGTTCGGCCTGATGGGCCTGCTGCTGTGCATCCCGGTCACCGGCATCATCAAGGTGACCATCCAGGAGCTGCACTGGAGTTTCAAGCACTACCGTGCCTTCCGCATCGGTTCCTGA